The following proteins are encoded in a genomic region of Canis lupus baileyi chromosome 30, mCanLup2.hap1, whole genome shotgun sequence:
- the KCNE2 gene encoding potassium voltage-gated channel subfamily E member 2 has translation MPTLANLTQTLEDVFKKIFITYMDNWRRNTTAEQEALQTKLDAENFYYVILYLMVMIGMFSFIIVAILVSTVKSKRREHSNDPYHQYIVEDWQEKYKSQILNLEESKTTIHENMGAAGFKMCP, from the coding sequence ATGCCTACTTTAGCCAATCTGACACAGACCCTGGAAGATGtcttcaaaaagatttttattacttatatGGACAATTGGCGCAGGAACACGACAGCTGAGCAAGAGGCCCTGCAAACCAAACTTGATGCTGAGAACTTCTACTATGTCATCTTGTACCTCATGGTGATGATCGGAATGTTCTCTTTCATCATTGTAGCCATCCTGGTGAGCACGGTGAAATCCAAGCGACGAGAGCACTCCAATGACCCCTACCACCAGTACATCGTAGAAGATTGGCAAGAGAAGTACAAGAGTCAAATCTTGAATCTAGAAGAATCAAAGACCACCATCCACGAGAACATGGGTGCAGCAGGGTTCAAAATGTGTCCTTGA
- the SMIM11 gene encoding small integral membrane protein 11, translating to MNWKVLEHVPLLLYILAAKTLILCLAFAGVKIYQRKRLEAKQQKLEAEKKKQSEKKDN from the exons ATGAACTGGAAG GTCCTTGAACACGTGCCCCTGCTGCTGTATATCTTGGCAGCGAAAACCTTAATTCTCTGCCTGGCATTTGCCGGAGTCAAAATATACCAAAGGAAAAGGTTGGAAGCCAAACAGCAAAAACTGGAAGCCGAGAAAAAGAAGCAGTCAGAGAAGAAGGATAACTGA